In Nocardioides palaemonis, a single genomic region encodes these proteins:
- a CDS encoding ABC transporter ATP-binding protein, whose amino-acid sequence MSDAAVELVGLGKRFGPVTAVDHVDLQIADGEFFSMLGPSGSGKTTVLRMIAGFEQPTSGRVHLGGTDVTDRPPFARDVNTVFQDYALFPHMDVVTNVEYGLRVKKVPRGERRERALAALESVQLAHLAERRPTQLSGGQRQRVALARALVNRPRVLLLDEPLGALDLKLRRAMQLELKQLQREVGVTFVFVTHDQEEALTMSDRIAVFSEGRVEQVATPAELYERPATSFVAGFVGTSNLLTGEAAHAVLGRTGSFSIRPEKIHLDPEAGAGHRTARGTVSDVVYLGSVNHYLVELEAGPTVTVLRQNLHGTTDQAMARRGESVTVGWADEHVIDLSGHLTADHPTEKEKS is encoded by the coding sequence ATGAGCGACGCTGCCGTCGAGCTGGTGGGCCTGGGCAAGAGGTTCGGGCCGGTCACCGCCGTCGACCACGTCGACCTGCAGATCGCGGACGGGGAGTTCTTCTCGATGCTCGGGCCCAGCGGGTCGGGCAAGACGACGGTGCTGCGGATGATCGCGGGCTTCGAGCAGCCCACGTCGGGACGGGTCCACCTCGGCGGGACCGACGTGACGGACCGGCCGCCCTTCGCCCGCGACGTCAACACCGTCTTCCAGGATTACGCGCTCTTCCCGCACATGGACGTGGTCACCAACGTGGAGTACGGCCTGCGGGTCAAGAAGGTGCCGCGCGGCGAGCGCCGCGAGCGGGCCCTGGCCGCGCTGGAGTCGGTGCAGCTCGCCCACCTGGCCGAGCGGCGTCCGACCCAGCTCTCCGGCGGCCAGCGCCAGCGGGTGGCCCTCGCCCGCGCCCTGGTCAACCGGCCGCGGGTGCTGCTGCTCGACGAGCCGCTCGGCGCGCTCGACCTCAAGCTGCGCCGCGCGATGCAGCTCGAGCTCAAGCAGCTCCAGCGCGAGGTCGGCGTGACGTTCGTCTTCGTCACCCACGACCAGGAGGAGGCGCTCACCATGAGCGACCGGATCGCGGTGTTCAGCGAGGGTCGCGTCGAGCAGGTCGCCACGCCCGCCGAGCTCTACGAGCGCCCCGCCACCTCGTTCGTGGCCGGCTTCGTCGGCACGTCCAACCTGCTGACCGGCGAGGCCGCGCACGCCGTCCTCGGCCGGACGGGGAGCTTCAGCATCCGCCCGGAGAAGATCCACCTCGACCCCGAGGCCGGCGCGGGCCACCGCACCGCTCGCGGCACGGTCAGCGACGTGGTCTACCTCGGCTCCGTCAACCACTACCTCGTCGAGCTCGAGGCCGGACCGACGGTCACCGTCCTGCGCCAGAACCTGCACGGCACCACCGACCAGGCGATGGCCCGCCGCGGCGAGAGCGTCACGGTCGGCTGGGCCGACGAGCACGTGATCGACCTCTCGGGCCACCTCACGGCGGACCACCCCACGGAGAAGGAGAAGTCATGA
- the groL gene encoding chaperonin GroEL (60 kDa chaperone family; promotes refolding of misfolded polypeptides especially under stressful conditions; forms two stacked rings of heptamers to form a barrel-shaped 14mer; ends can be capped by GroES; misfolded proteins enter the barrel where they are refolded when GroES binds) translates to MPKLIAFNEEARRGLERGMNTLADAVKVTLGPKGRNVVLEKKWGAPTITNDGVSIAKEIELEDPYEKIGAELVKEVAKKTDDVAGDGTTTATVLAQAMVREGLRNVAAGANPMGLKRGIESAVAAVSEQLLAMAKDVETKEQIASTASISAADTTVGEIIAEAMDKVGKEGVITVEESNTFGLDLELTEGMRFDKGYISAYFATDLERMEAVLEDPYILIANSKVSTVKDLLPLLEKVMQSGKPLLIIAEDVDGEALSTLVVNKIKGTFRSVAVKAPGFGDRRKAMLQDIAILTGGQVISEEVGLKLESAGIELLGQARKVVITKDETTIVEGAGDQGQIEGRVNQIRAEIEKSDSDYDREKLQERLAKLAGGVAVIKVGAATEVELKERKHRIEDAVRNAKAAVEEGIVAGGGVALVQAAATAFDKLDLTGDEATGANIVRVATSAPLKQIAVNAGLEGGVVSEKVANLEAGHGLNAATGDYVDMIAEGIIDPAKVTRSALQNAASIAALFLTTEAVVADKPEKAPAMPGGDMGGMGGMDF, encoded by the coding sequence ATGCCGAAGCTGATTGCTTTCAACGAGGAGGCCCGCCGCGGTCTCGAGCGGGGTATGAACACCCTCGCCGACGCGGTCAAGGTCACCCTCGGCCCCAAGGGCCGCAACGTCGTCCTGGAGAAGAAGTGGGGCGCCCCCACGATCACCAACGACGGTGTCTCGATCGCCAAGGAGATCGAGTTGGAGGACCCCTACGAGAAGATCGGCGCCGAGCTGGTCAAGGAGGTCGCCAAGAAGACCGACGACGTCGCCGGTGACGGCACGACGACGGCCACCGTCCTGGCCCAGGCCATGGTCCGCGAGGGTCTGCGCAACGTCGCGGCCGGCGCGAACCCGATGGGTCTCAAGCGCGGCATCGAGTCCGCCGTCGCCGCCGTGTCCGAGCAGCTGCTCGCCATGGCCAAGGACGTCGAGACCAAGGAGCAGATCGCGTCCACCGCGTCGATCTCCGCCGCCGACACCACCGTTGGCGAGATCATCGCCGAGGCGATGGACAAGGTCGGCAAGGAAGGCGTCATCACCGTCGAGGAGTCCAACACCTTCGGGCTGGACCTCGAGCTGACCGAGGGCATGCGGTTCGACAAGGGCTACATCTCGGCCTACTTCGCCACCGACCTCGAGCGCATGGAGGCCGTGCTGGAGGACCCGTACATCCTCATCGCCAACTCCAAGGTGTCGACGGTCAAGGACCTGCTGCCGCTGCTGGAGAAGGTCATGCAGTCCGGCAAGCCGCTGCTGATCATCGCCGAGGACGTCGACGGCGAGGCGCTGTCGACCCTGGTCGTCAACAAGATCAAGGGCACCTTCCGCTCCGTCGCCGTCAAGGCGCCGGGCTTCGGTGACCGCCGCAAGGCCATGCTGCAGGACATCGCCATCCTCACTGGTGGCCAGGTCATCTCCGAGGAGGTCGGCCTCAAGCTGGAGTCGGCCGGCATCGAGCTGCTCGGCCAGGCCCGCAAGGTCGTCATCACCAAGGACGAGACCACCATCGTCGAGGGTGCCGGCGACCAGGGCCAGATCGAGGGCCGGGTCAACCAGATCCGAGCCGAGATCGAGAAGTCGGACTCCGACTACGACCGCGAGAAGCTCCAGGAGCGCCTCGCCAAGCTGGCCGGCGGCGTGGCCGTCATCAAGGTCGGCGCGGCCACCGAGGTCGAGCTCAAGGAGCGCAAGCACCGCATCGAGGACGCCGTCCGCAACGCGAAGGCCGCCGTCGAGGAGGGCATCGTCGCCGGAGGTGGCGTGGCGCTCGTCCAGGCCGCCGCGACCGCGTTCGACAAGCTCGACCTGACCGGCGACGAGGCCACCGGCGCGAACATCGTGCGCGTCGCGACCTCGGCCCCGCTGAAGCAGATCGCCGTCAACGCCGGCCTCGAGGGCGGCGTCGTGTCGGAGAAGGTCGCGAACCTCGAGGCCGGTCACGGCCTGAACGCGGCCACCGGTGACTACGTCGACATGATCGCCGAGGGCATCATCGACCCGGCAAAGGTCACCCGCTCGGCGCTGCAGAACGCCGCGTCGATCGCCGCGCTGTTCCTCACCACCGAGGCCGTCGTGGCCGACAAGCCCGAGAAGGCGCCGGCCATGCCCGGTGGCGACATGGGCGGCATGGGCGGCATGGACTTCTGA
- a CDS encoding pilus assembly protein TadG-related protein → MRAPTTWRRRRDEAGATAIIVAMFFAFIALPLGAASVDLARLYVELQRVQAAADAAATAGVTYMPDDFNAARARAIEVAEDNGFPNSGTSSVTVTAGEKPTQLKVTVSSTVKNAFARSFGIPQSTMARSALADFNGPAPMGSPCNSFANEPAGSAQLGPQTSQTKVPTYANCSNPQFWGAITGPETWKDQGSQYDARKCGSGEDGCSGSTNDEFDPRGFIYLIRVAPAGVGQSVNLQIYDPAYVETAADCSTGPVANISPSNNGNYPYATTDASDRYKNDNVNATMFCTGDSDNQGRRFGSEVPTITSFTVRSPVDNLNPYTAPALNPAQCTKQWPGYAYTSTTGPREKNLRNAGSGNALQEEVARVFHQWVNLCTFTPTQAGDYYLQVRSNVALPASYTLDSTGAVAGNANVYNQAGDNAAVLGNGTNQFAVRAVTGAAAGAISVAPWEKMRIFANADSANTQFNLVRVVPAAANKTLVITYFDVGEATGTTAGSVQILPPGDAKLGATAMTSIAGCQATGPTTGTLTNCKVNNVTSATNNGKLQTVRVPIPNTYTCQVSSTGGCWFRVAINFPGATVTDATTWTARIVGEPVRLIE, encoded by the coding sequence ATGAGAGCCCCCACCACCTGGCGCAGGCGCCGTGACGAAGCGGGCGCGACCGCCATCATCGTCGCGATGTTCTTCGCGTTCATCGCGCTGCCGCTCGGCGCCGCCTCGGTCGACCTGGCCCGCCTCTACGTCGAGCTCCAGCGCGTGCAGGCGGCGGCCGACGCCGCCGCCACCGCGGGTGTGACCTACATGCCCGACGACTTCAACGCCGCGCGCGCCCGCGCGATCGAGGTCGCCGAGGACAACGGCTTCCCGAACTCGGGCACCTCGTCGGTGACGGTCACGGCCGGCGAGAAGCCGACACAGCTCAAGGTGACGGTGTCGTCCACGGTCAAGAACGCCTTCGCGCGCTCGTTCGGCATCCCGCAGTCGACCATGGCGCGCTCCGCGCTCGCCGACTTCAACGGCCCCGCGCCGATGGGCAGCCCGTGCAACAGCTTCGCCAACGAGCCCGCCGGTTCCGCGCAGCTCGGCCCGCAGACCTCCCAGACCAAGGTGCCGACCTACGCCAACTGCTCCAACCCTCAGTTCTGGGGCGCGATCACCGGCCCCGAGACGTGGAAGGACCAGGGATCGCAGTACGACGCGCGCAAGTGCGGCAGCGGCGAGGACGGCTGCAGCGGCTCGACCAACGACGAGTTCGACCCGCGCGGGTTCATCTACCTGATCCGGGTCGCGCCCGCCGGCGTCGGCCAGTCGGTCAACCTCCAGATCTACGACCCGGCCTACGTCGAGACGGCCGCCGACTGCTCGACCGGCCCGGTCGCGAACATCTCCCCGTCCAACAACGGCAACTACCCCTACGCCACGACCGACGCCAGCGACCGCTACAAGAACGACAACGTCAACGCGACGATGTTCTGCACGGGCGACTCCGACAACCAGGGCCGGCGCTTCGGCAGCGAGGTCCCCACGATCACGTCGTTCACCGTGCGCAGCCCGGTGGACAACCTCAACCCGTACACCGCACCGGCGCTCAACCCCGCCCAGTGCACCAAGCAGTGGCCCGGCTACGCGTACACCAGCACGACGGGGCCGCGCGAGAAGAACCTGCGCAACGCCGGCAGCGGCAACGCGCTGCAGGAGGAGGTCGCACGGGTCTTCCACCAGTGGGTCAACCTGTGCACGTTCACCCCGACGCAGGCCGGCGACTACTACCTCCAGGTCCGCAGCAACGTCGCGCTGCCCGCGTCGTACACCCTGGACTCCACGGGGGCGGTGGCCGGCAACGCGAACGTCTACAACCAGGCGGGTGACAACGCCGCCGTGCTCGGCAACGGCACCAACCAGTTCGCCGTCCGTGCCGTCACCGGTGCGGCGGCCGGCGCGATCTCGGTCGCGCCGTGGGAGAAGATGCGCATCTTCGCCAACGCCGACTCCGCGAACACCCAGTTCAACCTGGTGCGGGTCGTGCCGGCGGCGGCCAACAAGACCTTGGTCATCACCTACTTCGACGTCGGTGAGGCGACCGGCACGACCGCGGGCAGCGTGCAGATCCTGCCGCCCGGCGACGCCAAGCTCGGTGCCACGGCGATGACGTCGATCGCCGGCTGCCAGGCCACCGGCCCCACGACCGGGACGTTGACCAACTGCAAGGTCAACAACGTCACCTCGGCGACCAACAACGGCAAGCTGCAGACGGTCCGGGTGCCGATCCCCAACACCTACACCTGCCAGGTCTCCAGCACCGGCGGCTGCTGGTTCCGGGTGGCGATCAACTTCCCCGGAGCGACGGTGACCGACGCGACCACCTGGACCGCCCGCATCGTGGGCGAGCCGGTCCGCCTCATCGAGTAG
- a CDS encoding TadE family protein: MRFFTRRREDRGAVAVEFALTVPILLLFFLGTIELGLYMKDNISMSSSVRAGARSAAAAADAGPGTCEASASPPPCSPASVPGFAQAAADTMQTAGMAMNSNDIQWVMVYKANGAGYPGSGSTIPASCSGVSNCVMYVWDAGVVTANGTGRFRYSSGSWASASVNACLNETDAVGVALRANHNWMTGLMNSVLGGAKTMTERTVMKFEPLEQDRCKPGTPNAHN; the protein is encoded by the coding sequence ATGAGGTTCTTCACCAGGCGGCGGGAAGACCGCGGCGCGGTCGCCGTGGAGTTCGCGCTCACCGTCCCGATCCTGCTGCTGTTCTTCCTCGGCACCATCGAGCTGGGCCTCTACATGAAGGACAACATCTCGATGAGCAGCAGCGTGCGCGCGGGCGCACGCTCGGCTGCGGCCGCCGCCGACGCCGGCCCGGGCACCTGCGAGGCCAGCGCCTCGCCGCCGCCGTGCTCGCCGGCCTCGGTGCCCGGCTTCGCCCAGGCCGCGGCCGACACGATGCAGACCGCCGGCATGGCGATGAACTCCAACGACATCCAGTGGGTGATGGTCTACAAGGCCAACGGCGCCGGCTACCCCGGCAGCGGCTCCACCATCCCCGCCAGCTGCTCGGGCGTCAGCAACTGCGTGATGTACGTCTGGGACGCGGGCGTCGTCACGGCCAACGGCACCGGGCGCTTCCGCTACTCCAGCGGGTCGTGGGCGTCGGCGAGCGTCAACGCCTGCCTCAACGAGACCGACGCCGTCGGGGTCGCGCTGCGCGCGAACCACAACTGGATGACCGGCCTGATGAACAGCGTCCTCGGCGGCGCCAAGACGATGACCGAGCGCACCGTCATGAAGTTCGAGCCGCTCGAGCAGGACCGGTGCAAGCCGGGCACCCCCAACGCGCACAACTGA